The Methanothermobacter sp. sequence CTATTAAGTTTTTTATTTTTTCACCCCTCCTTTTCATCATATATTCAACCATAAAAATGGCATCCTCCCTTATAATCTTGGGATCCTTGTTTATCCCACTATTTTCAGCCACGCAACCTATATTATCAGATAATGCGACTGCTATAGCTGCTGATATAAGATCCCCTCTATTATTGGAAATGCTATGGGAGAGTACGCAATTAACTGTCGAACCTTTCTTAAGGGTTGGTAATCTAACTACCTGCGCATCAGCAGGGATTATACTTGAAACTTTTATAAGGTTCACATCACCTATCCCAGCATCTAAAAGAGCATTATCAAATGCATTCAATTTGGTTGGCCCTTCACTCTTTCCTGATGTAATTGAAACCTTCATATCCATCACTAACCTGAAATGTAGGGTAACGGTAGGTTTTATATAGAGGATTGGTAACACTAATAATATAAAATCCTTTATCAGTTTTTTTCATTATTATCCTATTGGGAGGTATAATGAATGTCAAAGAAGGTAGTTGAAGTCAAAAATTTGAAGGTTGGAAAATATGTGATCATTGATGATGAACCATCAAAGATTGTGAACATATCAACGTCATCACCAGGAAAACATGGTTCTGCGAAGGCCCGTATCGAAGCGATAGGCATATTTGACAATCAAAAGAGGAGCATAGTAAAACCTGTTGATGCTAAGATAGAAATACCAATAATAGATAAAAGAACAGCTCAAGTATTGGCTATTATGGGTGATGATGTCCAATTAATGGACCTTGAAACCTATGAGACGTTTGAGACACCCATCCCTGAAGATTTAAAAGATAGAATTGCTGAGGGGAGTGAGGTAGAGTACATTACTACCATGGGTAAAAATAAACTTATGAGAGTTAAATGACATGTTTCTATACTTGGAGGATTCTTCCAAATTTGCTTTTTCAAGGAGAGAATCTTTTAAAGAATTTTTATCATCACCCAGAAATGGGGATGCCTTTGGTATGCTGGGCATCCCCTTCGATTCCACAGCAACTTATATGCCGGGGGCTAGATTCGGCCCATCAGCCATTAGAGAAGCATCTTATAATTTTGAGAAGTATAATCTAACCTTTAATAAAGAGCTTAGGGCGCCCATTTTTGATTTGGGTGATCTTAGAGTTTCCGCAGGGAACTTCAAGGAAACATCAAGGAGGATAATAGACACGCTAACTAGATTATTATCCTATGATCTTAAACCCTTAATCCTTGGAGGGGAGCATACAATAAC is a genomic window containing:
- a CDS encoding translation initiation factor IF-5A — its product is MSKKVVEVKNLKVGKYVIIDDEPSKIVNISTSSPGKHGSAKARIEAIGIFDNQKRSIVKPVDAKIEIPIIDKRTAQVLAIMGDDVQLMDLETYETFETPIPEDLKDRIAEGSEVEYITTMGKNKLMRVK
- a CDS encoding arginine decarboxylase, pyruvoyl-dependent; the encoded protein is MKVSITSGKSEGPTKLNAFDNALLDAGIGDVNLIKVSSIIPADAQVVRLPTLKKGSTVNCVLSHSISNNRGDLISAAIAVALSDNIGCVAENSGINKDPKIIREDAIFMVEYMMKRRGEKIKNLIVEEINHKVKECGAVVAALVYL